In a genomic window of Salminus brasiliensis chromosome 12, fSalBra1.hap2, whole genome shotgun sequence:
- the LOC140574300 gene encoding uncharacterized protein isoform X1 produces MDTEKGSRLTPQLSLFCPSPEPWGTERDPFPSDHNPPLTNSTLSSSISSVDWELDEDTESNAISPGENFLSAQAMEGGRPTYQRCEECDHEDSCFIKSSRIGGDYLSMGKMCQCCRRRGRSRSQTCTTPSYNKEISAGFLEAPQSSLRSRRRARSLDGRASDSTTTPDLLNFKKGWLLTLDDQEQWRKYWFVLSAQSLRFYLDSGAEEASELVGEIDLTTCRKVTEHLVQRNYGFQLHTPKLVYTLAAVTAGIRQNWIQALTKNMQSHNAPDVTSLADNHLLQVKAQFGPDVTQDSRCCPEQRPNHNRRHGRGSETLDWDEFSQGLHMMAQKESREQEWLHLQTEKEQEEQESRSRRRGREERRQRYAFVMGSSAYPGEDEEKSSQAQQQQQQQQRISEIEECWLQVERTAIRDGRKVPLYPECQSKSSAELEKILEHYQRKVEQLTVQLTKLADGNQSLEREDNTDWIWQQEPTRDTGIPCKAQQTGPNKPNPVLTLTDKYQETKQLLQLENLRRQRIKNRLNLCPLPQINSEFLTEPELKTVCNVLCCETMNNSSLGSHDWCEASRDWEDEHSRAKVDGFSERAVLPLRKNVGSDPTMVERFSQEDEFLARQHEALDRHNQELLNQLAEANREIDRLKAELLHQPNGCQPDLASVVERLEMELARNCRALQEAQNQLAEMEENLKDTHATLQLREATLQSLGFLTKDSDEKIGKVSCPDEMNRLCQCVQVLESKVSELESQLSLSEQTCRKLQNQNAPLRESELVNSLRVTEAEGNVEKLQREPDTSSQWTRLMHVNRRQVQDGRRSREGIQHVVEESVQLRSSELNMLLEVIKPLAENEEQVSALEHENTQVNCTVVQSLQLEKNIWESFLNALKDHLSQGTQGTEGAGSLLQCAKKKLEEITMDLLALSISTGSSSPNFDITGLYNGMEKDQQNIKTVLTDERLGNGQIWRGLKQLVETRLTLLNHEASKLESSINSERHCDVWNQTDDFHLHPFVSAAMDLFIACLVGYRNALQERTWPVAKLFYSNIKDVEIQAALREGALYPNNMVAHEKSEVSEENETETASSLRCRIKELEHLLSNGAMTLASLQRQHDEDKASLKAAYEQGFTLLKESHQKFTEDLLLKHQQDQERLQEENERLLAEEAAATLTVIEAMKRAHSSEMERVLQKANWEKSSGDTSIAEILKNHSEELESVQRELDALSKQYSQKCLESVHLTQALEAERKALQHCQHQNLALGTSNQELYNHLAEEIIRLSVKANDGSSELVDGRQRYELEIMLRVKESEVEYLKQEISTLKTELDTSLMGQKLATERHQELQTDFSMAKEKAEQQIEQLREHLRLVYKALAESVEKRTCTTVLTAARHTLLKS; encoded by the exons ATGGACACTGAGAAGGGCTCCCGTTTGACCCCACAGCTCAGTTTGTTCTGCCCCAGTCCTGAGCCATGGGGTACAGAGCGTGACCCTTTCCCTTCAGACCACAACCCTCCTCTCACTAACTCCACTCTCAGCAGCTCCATCAGCTCAGTTGACTGGGAGCTGGATGAGGATACAGAGAGCAATGCTATTAGCCCCGGTGAGAACTTTCTGTCAGCACAAGCCATGGAGGGAGGCCGACCAACTTATCAGCGCTGTGAAGAATGTGACCATGAGGATTCTTGCTTCATCAAGAGCAG cagGATTGGGGGTGACTATTTGTCTATGGGTAAAATGTGTCAGTGCTGCAGGAGGCGTGGCAGAAGCAGAAGCCAAACGTGCACCACCCCAAGTTACAACAAG GAGATCTCTGCAGGCTTTTTAGAAGCTCCCCAGAGCAGCCTTCGTTCTCGGAGAAGAGCGAGGTCACTGGATGGGAGGGCCTCGGATTCCACCACGACG CCAGACCTTTTGAACTTCAAAAAAGGATGGCTGCTCACTCTAGACGACCAAGAGCAG TGGAGGAAGTACTGGTTTGTTCTGTCTGCTCAAAGCCTGCGTTTCTACCtagactctggagcagaggaG GCCTCCGAACTGGTTGGGGAGATTGACCTGACAACCTGTCGCAAAGTGACCGAGCACCTAGTTCAGAGGAACTATGGCTTTCAGCTTCAT ACTCCTAAACTGGTTTACACATTGGCTGCTGTGACTGCTGGGATACGACAAAACTGGATCCAGGCTCTCACAAAGAACATGCAGAGCCATAATGCGCCAGATGTTACCAG CCTTGCAGATAATCACCTTCTCCAAGTGAAAGCCCAGTTTGGCCCCGACGTCACTCAGGACTCCCGCTGCTGTCCAGAACAGCGGCCCAACCACAACAGAAGACATGGACGAGGTTCTGAAACGTTGGACTGGGATGAGTTCAGTCAGGGCCTGCACATGATGGCCCAGAAAGAAAGCAGAGAACAAGAGTGGCTGCATCTCCAGACTGAaaaggagcaggaggagcaagagagcaggagcaggagaagGGGAAGAGAAGAGCGCAGACAGAGGTATGCGTTTGTGATGGGTTCTTCAGCATATCCTGGGGAGGATGAGGAGAAGAGCAGCCaggctcagcagcagcagcagcagcagcagaggatAAGCGAGATTGAGGAATGTTGGCTGCAGGTGGAGAGGACAGCCATCCGAGATGGAAGGAAGGTGCCTTTGTATCCGGAGTGCCAGAGCAAGAGCTCTGCAGAGCTGGAGAAGATATTAGAACACTATCAGAGAAAG GTGGAGCAACTGACTGTCCAGTTAACAAAGTTGGCTGATGGGAACCAGTCCCTGGAACGAGAAGACAACACTGACTGGATCTGGCAG CAGGAGCCAACACGTGATACTGGAATACCATGTAAAGCTCAGCAGACTGGTCCAAATAAGCCAAACCCTGTGTTAACTCTGACTGACAAATATCAAGAAACCAAACAACTTCTTCAACTGGAGAATCTGAGAAGACAGCGTATCAAGAATCGGCTGAACCTCTGTCCTTTGCCCCAGATAAACTCTGAGTTCTTAACCGAACCTGAACTGAAGACTGTATgcaatgtgttgtgttgtgaaaCGATGAACAATTCCAGCCTTGGATCACATGATTGGTGTGAGGCAAGCAGAGACTGGGAGGATGAGCATAGCAGGGCTAAGGTCGATGGGTTCAGTGAAAGAGCTGTACTGCCGCTGAGGAAAAATGTTGGTTCAGATCCAACCATGGTGGAGCGATTCTCTCAGGAAGACGAGTTCCTAGCCAGGCAACATGAGGCCTTGGACCGGCATAATCAAGAACTACTGAACCAGCTTGCTGAGGCAAACAGGGAGATAGACCGGCTTAAGGCAGAACTCTTACATCAACCAAATGGCTGCCAGCCAGACCTGGCGTCTGTAGTCGAGCGTCTTGAGATGGAATTAGCTAGGAACTGTAGGGCACTCCAGGAGGCACAGAACCAGCTGGCAGAGATGGAGGAGAATCTGAAAGACACACATGCAACTCTGCAGTTGAGGGAAGCCACGCTCCAAAGCTTGGGCTTCTTGACCAAGGACAGTGATGAAAAGATAGGCAAAGTTTCATGCCCAGATGAAATGAACAGACTTTGCCAGTGTGTGCAGGTGCTGGAGAGCAAAGTGTCTGAACTGGAAAGCCAGCTAAGTCTCTCGGAGCAGACCTGCAGGAAACTCCAGAACCAGAATGCACCGCTCAGAGAATCGGAGCTTGTAAACAGCCTGAGGGTAACGGAGGCTGAGGGGAACGTCGAAAAGTTGCAGCGAGAACCTGATACGTCATCCCAATGGACAAGGTTGATGCATGTGAACAGGCGACAGGTCCAGGATGGCCGGAGATCAAGAGAAGGAATTCAACATGTGGTTGAGGAAAGCGTCCAGCTGAGGTCCAGTGAGCTCAACATGTTACTAGAGGTCATCAAACCTCTAGCTGAGAATGAGGAGCAGGTTTCTGCTTTAGAACATGAGAATACACAGGTGAACTGTACTGTGGTACAGAGTCTACAGTTGGAGAAGAACATTTGGGAAAGCTTTCTGAACGCCTTGAAAGACCATCTGTCTCAAGGTACTCAAGGGACTGAGGGAGCTGGCTCTCTGCTACAGTGTGCCAAGAAGAAACTGGAAGAGATTACAATGGACCTCTTGGCCCTTAGCATTTCCACGGGTAGCAGTAGCCCCAACTTTGACATTACTGGCCTTTATAATGGTATGGAGAAGGACCAGCAAAATATAAAGACAGTACTTACTGACGAGCGGCTAGGTAATGGTCAGATATGGAGAGGTTTAAAACAACTCGTGGAGACGAGACTGACTCTGCTAAACCACGAAGCATCAAAACTAGAGTCGTCCATCAATAGTGAAAGACACTGTGATGTCTGGAATCAGACAGACGACTTCCATCTGCATCCTTTTGTCAGCGCAGCCATGGACCTCTTTATTGCCTGTCTGGTAGGATATCGTAATGCTCTTCAGGAAAGAACATGGCCCGTCGCCAAGCTATTCTATAGCAACATAAAAGATGTTGAAATACAAGCTGCCCTTCGTGAGGGAGCCCTGTATCCGAACAACATGGTTGCCCATGAGAAAAGTGAGGTCAGTGAGGAGAATGAGACAGAAACTGCTTCCTCCTTGAGATGTCGTATAAAGGAACTGGAGCACCTGTTGTCCAATGGTGCAATGACGCTCGCTTCTCTACAGCGGCAGCATGACGAGGACAAGGCCAGCCTCAAG GCTGCATATGAACAGGGCTTCACCTTGTTGAAGGAGTCTCATCAGAAGTTTACAGAAGACCTTCTCCTCAAGCATCAGCAAGACCAGGAGCGCTTACAGGAAGAGAATGAAAGACTTCTAGCTGAGGAGGCGGCTGCTACTCTCACTG TGATTGAAGCCATGAAGAGAGCCCATAGCTCGGAGATGGAGAGAGTGTTGCAGAAGGCAAATTGGGAGAAGAGCAGTGGTGACACGAGTATTGCTGAGATACTGAAAAATCACAG TGAGGAGCTGGAATCAGTTCAGAGGGAGCTGGATGCACTGTCCAAGCAGTACTCACAGAAGTGTTTGGAGAGTGTCCACTTGACCCAAGCTCTGGAGGCAGAGAGAAAGGCTCTACAGCATTGTCAACACCAGAATCTAGCACTTGGTACCAGCAACCAG GAGCTGTATAATCAccttgctgaggaaatcatcaGATTGTCTGTGAAAGCAAACGATGGCAGCAGTGAGCTGGTTGACGGCAGGCAACGATATGAACTTGAG ATTATGCTGCGGGTAAAAGAGTCTGAAGTTGAATATCTAAAACAGGAAATCAGCACTTTAAAAACTGAACTTGACACTTCCCTAATG GGTCAAAAGCTTGCAACAGAGAGACACCAGGAACTGCAGACAGACTTCAGCATGGCGAAAGAGAAGGCAGAACAGCAGATCGAGCAGCTCAGGGAGCATCTGAGACTTGTTTACAAGGCCTTAGCAGAGTCTGTGGAGAAGAGGACATGTACCACTGTTCTTACTGCTGCTCGTCACACCTTACTAAAAAGCTGA
- the LOC140574300 gene encoding uncharacterized protein isoform X2, translating to MDTEKGSRLTPQLSLFCPSPEPWGTERDPFPSDHNPPLTNSTLSSSISSVDWELDEDTESNAISPGENFLSAQAMEGGRPTYQRCEECDHEDSCFIKSSRIGGDYLSMGKMCQCCRRRGRSRSQTCTTPSYNKEISAGFLEAPQSSLRSRRRARSLDGRASDSTTTPDLLNFKKGWLLTLDDQEQWRKYWFVLSAQSLRFYLDSGAEEASELVGEIDLTTCRKVTEHLVQRNYGFQLHTPKLVYTLAAVTAGIRQNWIQALTKNMQSHNAPDVTSLADNHLLQVKAQFGPDVTQDSRCCPEQRPNHNRRHGRGSETLDWDEFSQGLHMMAQKESREQEWLHLQTEKEQEEQESRSRRRGREERRQRYAFVMGSSAYPGEDEEKSSQAQQQQQQQQRISEIEECWLQVERTAIRDGRKVPLYPECQSKSSAELEKILEHYQRKVEQLTVQLTKLADGNQSLEREDNTDWIWQEPTRDTGIPCKAQQTGPNKPNPVLTLTDKYQETKQLLQLENLRRQRIKNRLNLCPLPQINSEFLTEPELKTVCNVLCCETMNNSSLGSHDWCEASRDWEDEHSRAKVDGFSERAVLPLRKNVGSDPTMVERFSQEDEFLARQHEALDRHNQELLNQLAEANREIDRLKAELLHQPNGCQPDLASVVERLEMELARNCRALQEAQNQLAEMEENLKDTHATLQLREATLQSLGFLTKDSDEKIGKVSCPDEMNRLCQCVQVLESKVSELESQLSLSEQTCRKLQNQNAPLRESELVNSLRVTEAEGNVEKLQREPDTSSQWTRLMHVNRRQVQDGRRSREGIQHVVEESVQLRSSELNMLLEVIKPLAENEEQVSALEHENTQVNCTVVQSLQLEKNIWESFLNALKDHLSQGTQGTEGAGSLLQCAKKKLEEITMDLLALSISTGSSSPNFDITGLYNGMEKDQQNIKTVLTDERLGNGQIWRGLKQLVETRLTLLNHEASKLESSINSERHCDVWNQTDDFHLHPFVSAAMDLFIACLVGYRNALQERTWPVAKLFYSNIKDVEIQAALREGALYPNNMVAHEKSEVSEENETETASSLRCRIKELEHLLSNGAMTLASLQRQHDEDKASLKAAYEQGFTLLKESHQKFTEDLLLKHQQDQERLQEENERLLAEEAAATLTVIEAMKRAHSSEMERVLQKANWEKSSGDTSIAEILKNHSEELESVQRELDALSKQYSQKCLESVHLTQALEAERKALQHCQHQNLALGTSNQELYNHLAEEIIRLSVKANDGSSELVDGRQRYELEIMLRVKESEVEYLKQEISTLKTELDTSLMGQKLATERHQELQTDFSMAKEKAEQQIEQLREHLRLVYKALAESVEKRTCTTVLTAARHTLLKS from the exons ATGGACACTGAGAAGGGCTCCCGTTTGACCCCACAGCTCAGTTTGTTCTGCCCCAGTCCTGAGCCATGGGGTACAGAGCGTGACCCTTTCCCTTCAGACCACAACCCTCCTCTCACTAACTCCACTCTCAGCAGCTCCATCAGCTCAGTTGACTGGGAGCTGGATGAGGATACAGAGAGCAATGCTATTAGCCCCGGTGAGAACTTTCTGTCAGCACAAGCCATGGAGGGAGGCCGACCAACTTATCAGCGCTGTGAAGAATGTGACCATGAGGATTCTTGCTTCATCAAGAGCAG cagGATTGGGGGTGACTATTTGTCTATGGGTAAAATGTGTCAGTGCTGCAGGAGGCGTGGCAGAAGCAGAAGCCAAACGTGCACCACCCCAAGTTACAACAAG GAGATCTCTGCAGGCTTTTTAGAAGCTCCCCAGAGCAGCCTTCGTTCTCGGAGAAGAGCGAGGTCACTGGATGGGAGGGCCTCGGATTCCACCACGACG CCAGACCTTTTGAACTTCAAAAAAGGATGGCTGCTCACTCTAGACGACCAAGAGCAG TGGAGGAAGTACTGGTTTGTTCTGTCTGCTCAAAGCCTGCGTTTCTACCtagactctggagcagaggaG GCCTCCGAACTGGTTGGGGAGATTGACCTGACAACCTGTCGCAAAGTGACCGAGCACCTAGTTCAGAGGAACTATGGCTTTCAGCTTCAT ACTCCTAAACTGGTTTACACATTGGCTGCTGTGACTGCTGGGATACGACAAAACTGGATCCAGGCTCTCACAAAGAACATGCAGAGCCATAATGCGCCAGATGTTACCAG CCTTGCAGATAATCACCTTCTCCAAGTGAAAGCCCAGTTTGGCCCCGACGTCACTCAGGACTCCCGCTGCTGTCCAGAACAGCGGCCCAACCACAACAGAAGACATGGACGAGGTTCTGAAACGTTGGACTGGGATGAGTTCAGTCAGGGCCTGCACATGATGGCCCAGAAAGAAAGCAGAGAACAAGAGTGGCTGCATCTCCAGACTGAaaaggagcaggaggagcaagagagcaggagcaggagaagGGGAAGAGAAGAGCGCAGACAGAGGTATGCGTTTGTGATGGGTTCTTCAGCATATCCTGGGGAGGATGAGGAGAAGAGCAGCCaggctcagcagcagcagcagcagcagcagaggatAAGCGAGATTGAGGAATGTTGGCTGCAGGTGGAGAGGACAGCCATCCGAGATGGAAGGAAGGTGCCTTTGTATCCGGAGTGCCAGAGCAAGAGCTCTGCAGAGCTGGAGAAGATATTAGAACACTATCAGAGAAAG GTGGAGCAACTGACTGTCCAGTTAACAAAGTTGGCTGATGGGAACCAGTCCCTGGAACGAGAAGACAACACTGACTGGATCTGGCAG GAGCCAACACGTGATACTGGAATACCATGTAAAGCTCAGCAGACTGGTCCAAATAAGCCAAACCCTGTGTTAACTCTGACTGACAAATATCAAGAAACCAAACAACTTCTTCAACTGGAGAATCTGAGAAGACAGCGTATCAAGAATCGGCTGAACCTCTGTCCTTTGCCCCAGATAAACTCTGAGTTCTTAACCGAACCTGAACTGAAGACTGTATgcaatgtgttgtgttgtgaaaCGATGAACAATTCCAGCCTTGGATCACATGATTGGTGTGAGGCAAGCAGAGACTGGGAGGATGAGCATAGCAGGGCTAAGGTCGATGGGTTCAGTGAAAGAGCTGTACTGCCGCTGAGGAAAAATGTTGGTTCAGATCCAACCATGGTGGAGCGATTCTCTCAGGAAGACGAGTTCCTAGCCAGGCAACATGAGGCCTTGGACCGGCATAATCAAGAACTACTGAACCAGCTTGCTGAGGCAAACAGGGAGATAGACCGGCTTAAGGCAGAACTCTTACATCAACCAAATGGCTGCCAGCCAGACCTGGCGTCTGTAGTCGAGCGTCTTGAGATGGAATTAGCTAGGAACTGTAGGGCACTCCAGGAGGCACAGAACCAGCTGGCAGAGATGGAGGAGAATCTGAAAGACACACATGCAACTCTGCAGTTGAGGGAAGCCACGCTCCAAAGCTTGGGCTTCTTGACCAAGGACAGTGATGAAAAGATAGGCAAAGTTTCATGCCCAGATGAAATGAACAGACTTTGCCAGTGTGTGCAGGTGCTGGAGAGCAAAGTGTCTGAACTGGAAAGCCAGCTAAGTCTCTCGGAGCAGACCTGCAGGAAACTCCAGAACCAGAATGCACCGCTCAGAGAATCGGAGCTTGTAAACAGCCTGAGGGTAACGGAGGCTGAGGGGAACGTCGAAAAGTTGCAGCGAGAACCTGATACGTCATCCCAATGGACAAGGTTGATGCATGTGAACAGGCGACAGGTCCAGGATGGCCGGAGATCAAGAGAAGGAATTCAACATGTGGTTGAGGAAAGCGTCCAGCTGAGGTCCAGTGAGCTCAACATGTTACTAGAGGTCATCAAACCTCTAGCTGAGAATGAGGAGCAGGTTTCTGCTTTAGAACATGAGAATACACAGGTGAACTGTACTGTGGTACAGAGTCTACAGTTGGAGAAGAACATTTGGGAAAGCTTTCTGAACGCCTTGAAAGACCATCTGTCTCAAGGTACTCAAGGGACTGAGGGAGCTGGCTCTCTGCTACAGTGTGCCAAGAAGAAACTGGAAGAGATTACAATGGACCTCTTGGCCCTTAGCATTTCCACGGGTAGCAGTAGCCCCAACTTTGACATTACTGGCCTTTATAATGGTATGGAGAAGGACCAGCAAAATATAAAGACAGTACTTACTGACGAGCGGCTAGGTAATGGTCAGATATGGAGAGGTTTAAAACAACTCGTGGAGACGAGACTGACTCTGCTAAACCACGAAGCATCAAAACTAGAGTCGTCCATCAATAGTGAAAGACACTGTGATGTCTGGAATCAGACAGACGACTTCCATCTGCATCCTTTTGTCAGCGCAGCCATGGACCTCTTTATTGCCTGTCTGGTAGGATATCGTAATGCTCTTCAGGAAAGAACATGGCCCGTCGCCAAGCTATTCTATAGCAACATAAAAGATGTTGAAATACAAGCTGCCCTTCGTGAGGGAGCCCTGTATCCGAACAACATGGTTGCCCATGAGAAAAGTGAGGTCAGTGAGGAGAATGAGACAGAAACTGCTTCCTCCTTGAGATGTCGTATAAAGGAACTGGAGCACCTGTTGTCCAATGGTGCAATGACGCTCGCTTCTCTACAGCGGCAGCATGACGAGGACAAGGCCAGCCTCAAG GCTGCATATGAACAGGGCTTCACCTTGTTGAAGGAGTCTCATCAGAAGTTTACAGAAGACCTTCTCCTCAAGCATCAGCAAGACCAGGAGCGCTTACAGGAAGAGAATGAAAGACTTCTAGCTGAGGAGGCGGCTGCTACTCTCACTG TGATTGAAGCCATGAAGAGAGCCCATAGCTCGGAGATGGAGAGAGTGTTGCAGAAGGCAAATTGGGAGAAGAGCAGTGGTGACACGAGTATTGCTGAGATACTGAAAAATCACAG TGAGGAGCTGGAATCAGTTCAGAGGGAGCTGGATGCACTGTCCAAGCAGTACTCACAGAAGTGTTTGGAGAGTGTCCACTTGACCCAAGCTCTGGAGGCAGAGAGAAAGGCTCTACAGCATTGTCAACACCAGAATCTAGCACTTGGTACCAGCAACCAG GAGCTGTATAATCAccttgctgaggaaatcatcaGATTGTCTGTGAAAGCAAACGATGGCAGCAGTGAGCTGGTTGACGGCAGGCAACGATATGAACTTGAG ATTATGCTGCGGGTAAAAGAGTCTGAAGTTGAATATCTAAAACAGGAAATCAGCACTTTAAAAACTGAACTTGACACTTCCCTAATG GGTCAAAAGCTTGCAACAGAGAGACACCAGGAACTGCAGACAGACTTCAGCATGGCGAAAGAGAAGGCAGAACAGCAGATCGAGCAGCTCAGGGAGCATCTGAGACTTGTTTACAAGGCCTTAGCAGAGTCTGTGGAGAAGAGGACATGTACCACTGTTCTTACTGCTGCTCGTCACACCTTACTAAAAAGCTGA